In the Mycoplasmoides gallisepticum genome, one interval contains:
- a CDS encoding DnaA ATPase domain-containing protein translates to MKTKLKRFLEEISVHFNEANSELLDAFVHSIDFVFEENDNIYIYFESPYFFNEFKNKLNHLINVENAVVFNDYLSLEWKKIIKENKRVNLLNKKEADTLKEKLATLKKQEKYKINPLSKGIKEKYNFGNYLVFEFNKEAVYLAKQIANKTTHSNWNPIIIEGKPGYGKSHLLQAIANERQKLFPEEKICVLSSDDFGSEFLKSVIAPDPTHIESFKSKYKDYDLLMIDDVQIISNRPKTNETFFTIFNSLVDQKKTIVITLDCKIEEIQDKLTARMISRFQKGINVRINQPNKNEIIQIFKQKFKENNLEKYMDDHVIEEISDFDEGDIRKIEGSVSTLVFMNQMYGSTKTKDQILKSFIEKVTNRKNLILSKDPKYVFDKIKYHFNVSEDVLKSSKRKKEIVQARHICMYVLKNVYNKNLSQIGKLLRKDHTTVRHGIDKVEEELENDPNLKSFLDLFKN, encoded by the coding sequence TTGAAAACGAAATTAAAAAGATTTTTAGAAGAAATTTCAGTTCATTTTAATGAAGCAAATTCAGAACTTCTAGATGCTTTTGTACATTCTATTGATTTCGTTTTTGAAGAAAATGATAACATTTATATATACTTCGAAAGTCCATACTTTTTTAACGAATTTAAAAATAAATTAAACCATCTAATAAATGTTGAAAATGCCGTTGTTTTTAACGATTATTTATCTTTAGAATGAAAAAAAATCATTAAAGAAAATAAAAGGGTCAATTTATTAAATAAAAAGGAAGCTGATACTTTAAAAGAAAAGTTAGCAACTTTAAAGAAGCAAGAAAAGTATAAGATTAATCCCTTATCAAAAGGTATTAAGGAAAAATACAATTTTGGTAATTACCTAGTTTTTGAATTTAATAAAGAAGCAGTTTATTTAGCTAAACAGATTGCAAATAAGACAACTCATTCAAATTGAAACCCAATAATAATAGAAGGTAAACCTGGTTACGGGAAAAGCCACTTATTACAAGCTATAGCTAACGAGCGTCAAAAATTATTCCCAGAAGAAAAGATTTGTGTGCTATCTTCAGATGATTTTGGCTCAGAGTTTTTAAAATCAGTTATTGCTCCTGATCCGACCCATATCGAGAGCTTTAAATCTAAATATAAGGATTACGATCTGTTAATGATCGACGACGTTCAGATCATTTCAAATCGACCTAAAACTAACGAAACTTTTTTTACGATCTTTAATTCCTTAGTTGATCAAAAGAAAACAATTGTTATAACTTTAGACTGCAAAATTGAAGAAATTCAAGATAAATTAACTGCAAGAATGATTTCAAGATTCCAAAAAGGAATAAATGTAAGAATTAATCAGCCTAACAAAAACGAAATCATTCAAATTTTTAAACAAAAATTTAAAGAAAATAATCTGGAAAAATACATGGACGACCATGTAATCGAAGAGATTTCAGATTTTGATGAAGGCGATATTCGTAAAATTGAAGGATCTGTATCTACCCTTGTTTTTATGAACCAAATGTATGGTTCAACTAAAACTAAAGATCAAATTTTAAAAAGTTTTATTGAAAAAGTAACGAACCGAAAAAATTTAATCTTATCAAAAGACCCTAAATACGTGTTTGATAAGATTAAATACCACTTTAACGTTAGTGAAGATGTCCTAAAATCTTCTAAAAGAAAAAAAGAAATTGTCCAAGCCAGACATATTTGTATGTACGTTCTCAAAAATGTTTACAACAAAAACCTTAGTCAGATTGGAAAACTTTTAAGAAAAGATCACACAACCGTTAGACACGGAATAGATAAGGTTGAAGAAGAGTTAGAAAACGATCCAAACTTAAAGAGCTTTCTTGATCTTTTCAAGAACTAA
- a CDS encoding ABC transporter transmembrane domain-containing protein: MLGVAAVGFTFGYLGGRSIIIASVEFAKQLRVNIFERYQSFSVKNTDKFEKASVLTRMTTDINFIHQSIQSGRTAIRGMSVFLFSLVLMFVTS, translated from the coding sequence TTATTAGGTGTTGCAGCTGTTGGTTTCACGTTTGGTTATCTAGGAGGTAGATCAATCATAATTGCCTCTGTAGAATTCGCTAAACAATTGCGTGTTAACATCTTTGAAAGATACCAAAGTTTCTCAGTTAAAAACACTGATAAATTTGAAAAAGCAAGCGTTCTAACAAGAATGACAACTGACATTAACTTTATTCATCAGAGTATCCAATCTGGTCGAACGGCAATAAGAGGAATGTCAGTTTTTTTATTTTCACTTGTATTAATGTTTGTTACTAGTTAA
- a CDS encoding ATP-binding cassette domain-containing protein, whose protein sequence is MPVIIGGILLVYRFVIGNYKKLFKQYDQLNNLAKESIAGARVVKSYHQQDNEIQKFNRVAGFIYKNFTKIERITALISPIVLFCIYALAIAIAWIGTNNIVDGKLDIGSLASVFAYAFQMLINLLLLSVVYVTIITAKPSKDRIIEVLTEKIDIKDKKYAIDTVSDYEVEYKDVSFKYVDTNPHHNLEKINIKIKKGQTIGIIGSTGSGKTSIVNLLTRLYECNEGQVLLNNIQLNNYSIKALRDAIAIVPQKSILYSGTIKDNILMGGNYSDEEVEKAITQAQAAEFINKLPNKLDSIVEQKWN, encoded by the coding sequence ATGCCAGTAATCATTGGTGGGATCTTACTGGTTTATCGCTTTGTGATTGGTAACTATAAAAAACTATTTAAACAATACGATCAATTAAATAATTTAGCCAAAGAATCAATTGCTGGAGCTAGAGTAGTTAAGTCTTATCACCAACAAGATAATGAGATTCAAAAGTTTAATCGTGTTGCTGGTTTTATTTATAAAAATTTCACCAAGATTGAAAGAATTACTGCACTAATCTCACCAATTGTTTTATTCTGTATTTATGCTTTAGCAATAGCGATTGCTTGAATCGGCACCAACAATATTGTTGATGGTAAATTAGATATCGGAAGCTTAGCTTCGGTATTTGCTTATGCGTTTCAAATGTTAATAAACTTATTGTTATTATCTGTTGTTTACGTAACGATTATTACTGCCAAACCTTCAAAAGATCGGATCATTGAAGTGTTAACTGAAAAGATCGATATTAAAGATAAGAAATATGCAATTGATACTGTAAGTGATTATGAAGTTGAATATAAAGATGTCTCTTTTAAATATGTTGATACGAACCCACACCACAATTTAGAAAAGATCAACATTAAGATTAAAAAAGGTCAAACGATCGGCATTATTGGATCCACAGGTTCTGGTAAAACTAGTATCGTTAATTTACTTACTAGGTTATATGAATGTAATGAAGGCCAAGTATTACTAAATAATATTCAACTTAATAATTACAGTATTAAAGCATTAAGAGATGCAATCGCAATCGTTCCTCAAAAAAGTATTCTTTATTCAGGAACGATTAAAGATAATATTCTAATGGGTGGGAACTATTCTGATGAAGAAGTTGAAAAAGCAATTACCCAAGCTCAAGCAGCTGAATTCATCAATAAATTACCTAATAAATTAGATTCTATTGTAGAGCAAAAATGGAACTAA
- a CDS encoding ABC transporter ATP-binding protein, protein MSHKKERNAQKKKYFKELLRFIWKNKKWHLLIAFFLIIISSITLVLVNNFIKDLIDDYIAPLLREKSTGKPLDFSGLIKYLSIIGLIFILGVLSNIISGQIMAKATHATLFKLRNNMYVHMQGLPIKYFDTTKHGDIMSYYTNDVDTVRNLIVQIIPQSFQALVQIVVIFVFMLQISIVLTLITVLLLLPMLIFFGFFGKKTRVNFVANQVEIANLNGVIQEYIETQMISNLFNYSDQVIHKFKLANNKQAAIMKKANVLASIVFPVIFNYSNVMYIVVAIASVFLFESYQNKPILGQQITLRVIVSFVALVRAFVGPLANISENVNFFARSKAGAERIYTMLDEKLEENKGKIILDYIEKYENGNWRIANKWTKQIGWVINGEIKPFQGKVEFKNVNFSYDGKKQVLKNINISGYPGEKIALIGKTGSGKTTIANLISRFYNVSDGEIYFDDIPISSVDINSIRKTVGMVLQSTELFSGSIRDNIAYGNKEAKLEDIIEAAKLANAHDFIMALPNEYDTYITNNGEGLSQGQKQLLTIARVSSMNPTIMVLDEATSNIDSRTEKVIKESMDKLMQNQTTFAIAHRLSTIKNFNQILVIQEGEIVERGNHEQLMAKKGLYESFYHSSFSDEMS, encoded by the coding sequence ATGAGTCACAAAAAAGAAAGAAACGCTCAAAAGAAAAAATATTTCAAAGAGCTATTAAGATTTATTTGAAAAAATAAAAAGTGACACTTACTTATTGCTTTTTTCTTGATCATCATCTCTTCAATAACCTTAGTATTAGTTAACAACTTTATTAAAGACTTAATTGATGATTATATCGCCCCACTATTAAGAGAAAAAAGTACAGGTAAACCCCTTGATTTTAGTGGTTTAATCAAATATTTATCGATCATTGGTTTGATCTTCATCTTAGGGGTGTTATCAAATATTATTTCTGGTCAGATTATGGCTAAAGCTACACATGCAACATTATTTAAACTTCGAAATAATATGTATGTTCATATGCAAGGGTTGCCAATCAAATATTTTGATACAACCAAACACGGTGATATCATGAGTTATTATACGAACGATGTTGATACCGTGCGTAATTTGATTGTGCAAATTATTCCCCAATCATTCCAAGCATTAGTCCAGATCGTTGTTATCTTCGTCTTTATGTTGCAAATCAGCATCGTCTTAACACTTATTACTGTATTGTTATTATTGCCGATGCTGATCTTCTTTGGTTTCTTTGGTAAGAAAACCAGAGTTAACTTTGTGGCTAACCAAGTTGAGATTGCTAACCTAAATGGTGTAATTCAAGAATATATAGAAACCCAAATGATCTCAAACTTGTTTAATTACTCAGATCAAGTTATTCACAAGTTTAAGCTAGCTAACAATAAGCAAGCTGCGATTATGAAGAAAGCTAATGTTCTAGCTTCAATCGTTTTCCCTGTGATATTTAACTACTCGAACGTAATGTACATCGTTGTTGCGATAGCCAGCGTCTTTTTATTTGAATCTTACCAAAATAAACCAATACTAGGTCAACAGATTACTTTAAGAGTAATTGTTTCATTTGTTGCTTTAGTTCGGGCATTTGTTGGGCCGTTAGCTAATATCTCTGAAAACGTTAATTTCTTTGCTAGATCAAAAGCTGGGGCTGAAAGAATTTACACGATGTTAGATGAAAAGCTTGAAGAAAACAAAGGTAAGATCATCCTTGATTACATTGAAAAATATGAAAATGGCAATTGAAGAATTGCTAACAAATGAACTAAGCAGATCGGTTGAGTAATCAATGGTGAGATCAAACCATTCCAAGGTAAAGTTGAGTTTAAAAACGTTAACTTTTCTTACGATGGTAAGAAACAAGTTTTAAAAAATATTAATATTAGTGGTTATCCAGGAGAAAAGATCGCTTTAATTGGTAAAACCGGTTCAGGTAAAACCACAATAGCCAACCTAATTAGTCGTTTTTATAATGTTAGTGATGGTGAAATTTATTTTGATGATATCCCGATCTCATCAGTAGATATTAATTCAATCCGTAAAACCGTGGGAATGGTTTTACAATCAACAGAACTATTCTCAGGTTCAATCCGTGATAATATTGCTTATGGTAATAAGGAAGCCAAGCTTGAAGATATTATTGAAGCAGCTAAATTAGCTAACGCTCATGATTTTATCATGGCCTTACCTAATGAATATGATACGTATATTACCAATAATGGTGAGGGATTATCCCAAGGTCAAAAACAATTATTAACGATTGCTCGTGTGAGTTCAATGAATCCAACAATCATGGTGTTAGATGAAGCAACCTCAAACATTGATAGTAGAACTGAAAAAGTGATTAAAGAATCAATGGATAAATTGATGCAAAATCAAACAACATTTGCAATTGCTCATAGATTGTCAACGATTAAGAATTTTAACCAGATTTTAGTAATCCAAGAAGGTGAGATCGTTGAGCGTGGTAACCATGAGCAATTGATGGCTAAAAAAGGTTTATACGAATCGTTCTATCATTCTTCGTTTAGCGATGAGATGAGTTAA
- the rpmH gene encoding 50S ribosomal protein L34: protein MKRTYQPNKRKRAKTHGFRARMATASGRAVLAARKRKGRHILTVSDEAR, encoded by the coding sequence ATGAAAAGAACATACCAACCTAATAAAAGAAAAAGAGCTAAAACCCATGGTTTTAGAGCAAGAATGGCAACCGCTTCAGGAAGAGCTGTATTAGCTGCTAGAAAAAGAAAAGGTAGACACATTCTAACCGTTTCAGACGAAGCGAGATAG
- the rnpA gene encoding ribonuclease P protein component, with protein MKRENSLKKITNFLELVKSKNKYYSNNYVIYAEKNRENKIKIGISVSKKLFAKAVIRNKIKREVRSFFDDFTDWSKSLNILIKINNVNYLTNSYLAKKKEFFDTYKKVVQKFKTI; from the coding sequence ATGAAACGAGAAAATAGTTTAAAAAAAATAACTAATTTTCTAGAGTTAGTTAAGTCTAAAAATAAATATTATTCTAATAATTACGTCATCTATGCTGAGAAAAACAGGGAGAACAAAATTAAGATTGGGATCTCTGTGTCAAAAAAACTCTTTGCTAAAGCAGTAATCAGAAACAAGATCAAACGCGAGGTTCGTAGTTTCTTTGACGATTTTACTGATTGAAGCAAGAGTTTAAACATATTAATTAAGATTAATAATGTTAACTATCTAACCAATAGTTATTTAGCTAAAAAAAAAGAATTTTTTGACACCTATAAAAAGGTAGTTCAGAAGTTCAAAACCATTTAA
- the yidC gene encoding membrane protein insertase YidC, giving the protein MNKVHSEIKTQSFNPFWNAATLKEKSRIDSNLKKALSYLWKFLKICVFLFLTVIGLWGCTQTYSEPWTVSNPRIGVGLEIGYNYGVTGDYRYDLTSSNIGPYFSFANYQLSYGPFLAWFVWPASQIILPILYQTRVPLTQGIDYGLNTILAILILLFIIRLITIGITLNSTLNTERMGEVQGKIAEINAKYKNATDTQSKKMKQIEVMHIYKKHKIKPAALFVQSFVTIPIFLIVYKMVSLTRPIKATILFGIWDLSVTPGTEIISDISRNWVYIFFVLLVVPMQIVSQWLPQFWATRRNRNAKTTSQKGLEQLKKTRRIQWILIFVFALFPVITPSAVGLYWFLNSIFTILQSYITHVFIVKRRQRTKTISRLDQILNRELD; this is encoded by the coding sequence ATGAATAAAGTACATTCTGAGATTAAGACTCAGTCGTTTAATCCCTTCTGGAACGCAGCCACCCTAAAAGAAAAGTCTAGAATCGATTCAAATCTAAAAAAAGCTTTATCATACCTATGAAAGTTTTTAAAGATTTGTGTCTTTTTATTTCTAACTGTAATCGGTTTATGAGGCTGTACCCAAACTTACTCTGAACCATGAACAGTATCTAACCCTAGAATTGGTGTTGGTTTAGAGATCGGTTATAACTATGGAGTTACTGGTGACTATCGTTATGATTTAACATCAAGCAACATAGGTCCTTACTTTAGTTTTGCAAACTACCAATTATCTTATGGACCGTTTTTAGCTTGGTTTGTTTGACCAGCAAGTCAGATTATCTTACCAATCTTATACCAAACTAGAGTTCCTTTAACCCAAGGGATTGACTATGGTTTAAATACGATCTTAGCAATTTTAATCTTATTGTTCATTATTAGATTAATCACGATTGGAATTACCTTAAATTCGACTCTAAATACCGAACGGATGGGTGAGGTCCAAGGTAAGATTGCTGAAATTAATGCCAAATACAAGAATGCTACTGACACGCAATCTAAGAAGATGAAGCAGATCGAAGTAATGCACATCTATAAAAAACACAAGATTAAACCAGCTGCATTATTTGTACAAAGTTTTGTAACAATCCCGATCTTCTTGATCGTTTATAAGATGGTTTCTTTAACAAGACCAATTAAAGCTACAATCTTATTTGGAATCTGAGACCTATCAGTTACCCCAGGGACAGAAATCATCTCAGATATTAGTCGCAACTGAGTTTATATCTTCTTTGTTCTATTAGTTGTGCCAATGCAAATTGTTTCGCAATGATTACCTCAGTTCTGAGCAACTAGACGTAACCGTAATGCTAAAACAACATCACAAAAAGGATTAGAACAATTAAAGAAAACAAGAAGAATTCAATGAATCTTAATCTTCGTTTTCGCCCTATTCCCAGTGATCACTCCATCAGCTGTAGGTCTTTATTGGTTCTTAAACTCAATCTTCACAATCTTGCAATCTTACATAACTCACGTGTTCATTGTTAAACGTAGACAAAGAACAAAAACAATCTCGCGTTTAGACCAGATTCTTAACCGCGAACTTGATTAA
- the rsmA gene encoding 16S rRNA (adenine(1518)-N(6)/adenine(1519)-N(6))-dimethyltransferase RsmA, translating into MINKINKFFKNNEFSPSKQRGQNFLIDQNIINNVVEAVSKINPSKVLEIGPGLGAISEQLIKRFADNYYAIELDKKLFHHLNERLLKDHILHADALEIDWKSIFDNLGDNPTMVGNLPYNISSKLIKKFILSTYRCAIIMVQKEMGLRLLAKINSKDYSAFSALCQYSLSVSKIIEINETAFIPQPKVRSTLLFLEKKDIAFNEGYEKFLKLIFLSRRKTILNNLKNNYDPKLIIQSLVSLGFKKTSRAQELSPTQLFSLYESLSKLC; encoded by the coding sequence ATGATCAACAAGATTAATAAGTTTTTTAAAAACAACGAATTTTCGCCTTCTAAACAAAGAGGGCAAAATTTTTTAATTGACCAAAATATTATTAATAATGTTGTTGAAGCAGTAAGCAAGATTAACCCTTCCAAAGTCTTAGAGATTGGCCCTGGGCTAGGTGCTATTAGCGAACAATTAATTAAAAGGTTTGCTGATAATTATTACGCCATTGAGTTAGATAAGAAGTTATTTCATCACCTAAATGAAAGGTTATTAAAAGATCATATTTTACATGCTGATGCTTTAGAGATTGATTGAAAATCAATCTTTGATAATTTAGGTGATAATCCCACAATGGTGGGAAACTTACCTTATAATATCTCATCTAAGTTGATTAAGAAGTTTATCTTATCAACTTATCGTTGTGCAATTATTATGGTGCAAAAAGAGATGGGATTAAGGTTGTTAGCTAAGATTAATTCCAAAGATTATTCAGCATTTAGTGCTCTGTGTCAATACTCTTTAAGTGTTAGCAAGATTATTGAGATTAATGAAACTGCTTTCATTCCCCAACCAAAAGTAAGATCTACTTTGTTGTTTTTAGAAAAAAAAGACATAGCTTTTAATGAAGGATATGAGAAGTTTTTAAAATTGATCTTTTTATCTAGAAGAAAAACAATCTTAAATAATCTTAAAAATAATTATGATCCCAAGCTAATAATACAAAGTTTAGTCAGTCTTGGTTTTAAAAAAACATCCAGAGCTCAAGAGTTATCACCTACCCAACTGTTTAGCTTATATGAATCATTATCGAAGTTATGCTAA
- a CDS encoding 4-(cytidine 5'-diphospho)-2-C-methyl-D-erythritol kinase, which produces MNHYRSYAKVNFYLKIKEYCPKVKKHKLESKLVLVKDLYDDLYLEKWNQTKIKYFDQNNNSLTFSDDILVRTKKFLEDKLNQTFEFKAKVIKRIPTLSGLGSAPSNAAVLINWIYQEFGILNPVSYYEIATELGSDIPFFLSLHDCAIIKNFGDQVEQSILDGYETEKIIFNKQKPSTKKIFELLDYSQIKKENLNDLEQPFFSLFPELLPSFNQLKNDSNHVVLAGAGSCFVVFRKLNEI; this is translated from the coding sequence ATGAATCATTATCGAAGTTATGCTAAAGTTAATTTTTATCTAAAAATTAAGGAATACTGTCCAAAAGTTAAAAAGCATAAACTTGAGTCCAAGTTAGTTCTTGTTAAAGATCTTTATGATGATCTTTATTTAGAAAAATGGAACCAAACTAAGATTAAGTATTTTGATCAAAATAACAACTCTTTAACTTTTAGTGATGATATTTTAGTTAGGACTAAAAAATTTTTAGAAGATAAGTTAAATCAAACTTTTGAATTTAAAGCGAAGGTGATTAAAAGAATTCCGACCCTTTCTGGACTTGGCTCAGCTCCAAGTAATGCTGCTGTTTTGATTAATTGAATTTACCAAGAATTTGGAATCCTTAACCCGGTTAGTTATTATGAAATAGCTACTGAACTAGGTAGTGATATTCCCTTTTTCTTATCCTTACACGATTGTGCAATTATTAAGAATTTTGGGGATCAAGTAGAGCAATCTATTTTGGATGGGTATGAAACAGAAAAGATCATTTTTAACAAACAAAAACCTAGCACAAAAAAGATCTTTGAACTCTTAGATTATTCTCAAATTAAAAAAGAAAATCTTAATGATTTAGAACAACCGTTTTTTAGTTTATTTCCCGAATTATTACCTTCTTTTAACCAATTAAAAAATGACAGCAATCACGTTGTGTTAGCAGGAGCTGGAAGCTGCTTTGTCGTATTTAGAAAGCTAAATGAAATATAA
- the argS gene encoding arginine--tRNA ligase, whose translation MVFKKIKTQIDHALKQLNLPTDVEYLIQQTKNIQFGDFSSNVAMVLSKRQNKNPQEIAKQIIEQLNPNEFEKITFSKPGFINFFLSNQDKLVVLKRLQETNYSVEKLPKEEQESINIEFVSANPTGFLHLGHVRNAYTGDVLSNILRAVGHNVTKEYWINDLGNQVSLFALSTIIRYLQELGINKYELPDDSYHGKEPIFVAEEMIKDFGNKYQDIKIEDNKIVDSKIANELTQYCTNKMLHFIKQDLESIGVKMDVWTSEKVVYQSNTLTELLNNQLKDHIYEQDGAVWLRTTDGGDDKDRVIIKENKQPTYYGTDIANHYLKHKRGFDRLINVWGADHFGHILRTAYAAELTGIKKGKFVVVLIEMVKLLKDNKEIKFSKRLGNAISIPDMLEFLSKDASRWFMLNQSWTSGIRIDVDLTNKKDSSNPVYYVQYAHARIHKLLTKAEHIDLNKVNLSLLNSDVERTMVNYLASFEHYVHNVATTYEVNKLLNFVYTLTQSFHSWYNSHEILNQKDEIKQTRLLLAKAIKNLINYLLSLFGIEAVEQM comes from the coding sequence ATGGTTTTTAAAAAAATTAAAACGCAGATTGATCACGCCTTAAAGCAACTAAATTTACCAACTGATGTTGAATATTTAATTCAACAAACTAAGAATATACAGTTTGGTGATTTTAGCTCTAACGTCGCTATGGTTCTGTCAAAACGTCAGAACAAAAATCCTCAAGAGATCGCTAAACAAATAATTGAACAACTAAATCCTAATGAATTTGAAAAAATCACTTTTTCAAAACCAGGATTTATTAATTTTTTCTTAAGTAATCAAGATAAACTGGTAGTTCTTAAACGATTACAAGAAACTAATTATTCAGTCGAAAAACTACCTAAAGAAGAACAAGAATCAATTAACATTGAGTTTGTTTCAGCTAACCCAACAGGTTTCTTACACTTAGGTCACGTAAGAAATGCTTATACTGGTGATGTTTTAAGTAATATTTTAAGGGCAGTAGGTCATAATGTAACTAAAGAATATTGAATTAATGATCTAGGTAACCAAGTTTCTTTATTTGCTCTATCAACAATAATTAGATATTTACAAGAATTAGGGATTAATAAATACGAATTACCAGATGATTCATATCATGGTAAAGAACCAATTTTTGTTGCTGAAGAAATGATTAAAGATTTTGGTAACAAATACCAAGATATTAAGATTGAAGATAACAAAATTGTTGATTCAAAGATTGCTAACGAATTAACCCAATATTGTACTAATAAAATGCTTCATTTTATTAAGCAAGATCTTGAATCAATTGGGGTTAAGATGGATGTTTGAACTAGTGAAAAAGTAGTTTATCAATCTAATACTTTAACTGAATTGTTAAATAATCAATTAAAAGATCATATTTATGAACAAGATGGTGCTGTTTGATTAAGAACTACTGACGGCGGGGATGATAAAGATCGGGTAATTATTAAAGAAAACAAACAGCCGACTTATTATGGGACTGATATTGCCAATCACTACCTAAAACATAAACGTGGTTTTGATCGCCTAATTAACGTTTGAGGAGCTGATCACTTCGGCCACATTTTAAGAACTGCGTATGCAGCTGAACTAACTGGGATTAAAAAAGGTAAGTTTGTCGTAGTTCTAATTGAGATGGTTAAACTACTTAAGGACAACAAAGAGATAAAATTCTCTAAACGTTTAGGTAATGCGATTAGTATCCCTGATATGTTAGAGTTTTTATCTAAAGATGCTTCTAGGTGGTTTATGCTTAATCAATCTTGAACTAGCGGAATCAGGATTGATGTTGATTTAACGAATAAAAAAGATAGTTCTAACCCAGTTTATTATGTGCAGTATGCACATGCTAGAATTCATAAGTTGTTAACAAAAGCTGAACATATTGATCTAAATAAAGTTAATTTATCGTTACTAAACTCTGATGTGGAAAGAACGATGGTTAATTATCTAGCCAGCTTTGAACATTATGTTCATAATGTTGCAACAACTTATGAAGTTAATAAACTTTTAAATTTTGTTTATACCTTAACCCAGAGTTTTCACAGTTGGTATAACTCTCATGAGATCTTAAATCAAAAAGATGAGATCAAGCAAACAAGATTGTTATTGGCTAAAGCAATTAAAAATCTAATTAACTACTTACTTAGTTTATTTGGTATAGAAGCTGTAGAACAGATGTAA
- a CDS encoding MnuA family membrane nuclease, translated as MRNRVRDKQNQNTRKKQVNNKRLIMWVLLLLLIILGVSAYFVINKFPPPKNDVPDSERTNDSQVTTPGTRNETIPLNEQYKKVGDLRLMSWNTLNFGSRSEPTSNKFMNIIRTIQLSDADVVGLSEINYDDQLLAQRLNDALGSSWSYTFSGKNFNENYPRSKESILILYKNQVVQPEVSKAINPNNIYTRPLWYTKFKIIGFDYSFITFFGHFDAPGVNANNGETSAAGFSRQGSQEIKEAQAIATVFSDLKTQYPDTDIIGAADTNIRETNNRVFTSDQYSLNYINFDNNRPYYRTTLSERNGYANSYDKWFIYDADSQNILKKSDIPYKIDIINAFTDKIWDKQKSLAAWLASRSGMKNPNPSDFQLISNVSDHAPILLDIDYKLK; from the coding sequence ATGAGAAATAGAGTTAGAGACAAACAAAATCAAAACACTAGAAAAAAACAGGTTAATAATAAAAGATTAATTATGTGAGTTCTCTTGCTATTATTAATCATTTTAGGGGTGAGTGCTTACTTTGTAATTAACAAATTTCCCCCACCTAAAAATGATGTTCCAGATAGTGAAAGAACCAATGATTCGCAAGTAACTACTCCCGGTACACGAAATGAAACTATTCCACTAAATGAACAATATAAAAAAGTTGGGGATTTAAGATTAATGAGTTGAAACACCCTTAATTTTGGGAGTAGATCTGAACCAACTAGTAACAAGTTTATGAACATCATCAGAACGATTCAACTTTCTGATGCTGACGTTGTTGGTTTAAGTGAAATCAATTATGATGATCAACTTCTTGCTCAAAGACTAAACGACGCACTAGGTAGTTCTTGAAGTTACACATTTAGTGGTAAAAACTTTAACGAGAATTATCCTAGATCAAAAGAATCAATTTTAATCTTATATAAAAATCAGGTAGTTCAACCAGAAGTATCTAAAGCTATCAATCCTAATAATATTTATACAAGACCACTTTGATACACAAAATTCAAAATCATTGGTTTTGATTATAGCTTTATCACTTTCTTTGGTCACTTTGATGCGCCTGGGGTGAATGCTAATAATGGTGAAACAAGTGCTGCTGGTTTTAGCCGACAAGGTTCGCAAGAGATTAAAGAAGCACAAGCAATTGCTACAGTTTTTAGCGATCTTAAAACTCAATACCCTGATACTGATATCATAGGTGCAGCTGACACAAACATAAGAGAAACTAATAATAGAGTCTTCACTTCAGATCAATATTCTTTAAACTATATTAACTTTGATAATAATCGACCATATTATCGAACAACTCTAAGTGAACGAAATGGTTATGCTAATTCATATGACAAATGATTCATCTATGATGCAGATAGCCAAAACATCTTAAAAAAGAGCGATATCCCTTATAAGATTGATATCATCAATGCTTTTACAGATAAAATTTGGGATAAACAAAAAAGCTTAGCAGCTTGATTAGCATCACGTAGCGGGATGAAAAATCCTAATCCAAGTGATTTCCAATTAATCAGTAATGTATCAGATCACGCACCAATTCTTTTAGATATCGATTACAAACTTAAATAA